A single genomic interval of Sinorhizobium meliloti harbors:
- a CDS encoding ABC transporter permease, translated as MTDLALPSVRSPGALRQLAIYLTRDKLALWAAVFLFVLIVCVLVGPLFVGELAGKLGLRQRNLPPFALEHGFIYILGADTLGRPILARLIVGAQNTLGIAAAAVFCSMALGGILGLAAGYSERWYSHVILRLADVVMSFPSLLLALIVLYTLGPSMTNLVIVLAITRMPIFIRTARAEVLELRERMFVSAARSMGASTGRILFRHIAPLVLPTLVTIAAIDFATVILAESSLSFLGLGIQPPDFTWGAMVANGRGYLKTAWWIAFWPGLAILLTTLSLNILASWARTVADPLQRWRLQALRKAPR; from the coding sequence ATGACCGACCTGGCATTGCCATCCGTAAGATCGCCCGGCGCCCTGCGGCAGCTCGCAATCTATCTCACCCGGGACAAGCTGGCGCTCTGGGCAGCCGTCTTTCTCTTCGTGCTCATCGTTTGCGTGCTTGTCGGACCGCTCTTCGTCGGCGAACTTGCGGGCAAGCTCGGGCTCAGGCAACGCAACCTGCCGCCCTTCGCACTGGAACACGGGTTCATCTACATTCTGGGAGCCGATACGCTCGGGCGGCCGATCCTGGCGCGGCTGATCGTCGGGGCGCAGAACACGCTCGGCATCGCAGCCGCTGCCGTCTTCTGCTCCATGGCTTTAGGCGGCATTCTCGGTCTTGCCGCCGGCTATTCGGAGCGCTGGTACAGCCACGTCATCCTGCGCCTGGCCGATGTGGTGATGAGCTTTCCCTCGCTGCTGCTGGCGCTCATCGTGCTCTATACGCTCGGCCCCAGCATGACGAACCTGGTGATCGTGCTGGCGATTACCCGCATGCCCATCTTCATCCGCACCGCACGCGCCGAAGTGCTCGAGCTGCGCGAACGCATGTTCGTCAGTGCCGCGCGCTCCATGGGCGCGAGTACCGGACGCATCCTGTTCCGTCATATCGCACCGCTCGTGCTGCCGACGCTGGTAACGATAGCCGCGATCGACTTCGCTACCGTCATCCTGGCCGAATCCTCCTTGAGTTTCCTCGGGCTTGGCATTCAGCCTCCGGATTTCACCTGGGGCGCCATGGTGGCCAACGGCCGCGGTTATCTGAAGACGGCGTGGTGGATCGCTTTCTGGCCGGGACTCGCGATCCTGCTGACGACGCTTTCCCTGAACATTCTCGCCAGCTGGGCCCGGACCGTTGCCGATCCGCTGCAGCGCTGGCGTCTGCAAGCGCTGCGAAAGGCTCCGCGATGA
- a CDS encoding ABC transporter permease, producing the protein MLGYIGRRAYHSVISVIGLLTLVFFLTRLTGDPSALYLPLDSSLEARQAFARLNGLDQPIYVQFFQYLHNLLSLDFGQSLRQNRSAIEVALEAFPATLKLALVAMTLATVLAIVVGALAAARPGSLFDRVAGLVSLAGASTPDFWIAIVGILVFAVGLGMLPTSGTGTALHWIMPIVVLMLRPFGLLVQVVRGTMISALASPFIKTAHAKGMKRRKIIFGHALRNSLLPVITVAGDLATGLINGAVVVETIFGWPGIGKLMIDSIVQRDFAVVQSTILVTAIAIFIVNIAIDLLYAVLDPRIRY; encoded by the coding sequence ATGCTCGGCTATATCGGCCGGCGGGCATATCACAGCGTAATTTCGGTGATCGGCCTGCTGACGCTCGTCTTCTTCCTCACGCGTTTGACCGGCGATCCGTCGGCCCTCTACCTGCCGCTCGATTCAAGTCTCGAGGCGCGCCAGGCCTTCGCCCGCCTGAACGGTCTGGACCAGCCGATTTACGTGCAGTTCTTCCAGTATCTGCACAACCTCCTGTCCCTGGATTTCGGCCAGTCCCTGCGACAGAATCGGTCGGCGATCGAGGTCGCTCTGGAGGCCTTTCCGGCCACGTTGAAGCTGGCTTTGGTCGCGATGACGCTCGCAACCGTTCTGGCCATCGTCGTCGGCGCGCTGGCCGCTGCCCGTCCCGGGAGCCTGTTCGACCGCGTCGCCGGCCTCGTTTCGCTGGCGGGTGCGAGCACCCCCGATTTCTGGATCGCGATCGTCGGCATTCTCGTCTTCGCGGTCGGGCTCGGCATGTTGCCGACGTCGGGTACGGGAACTGCCCTACATTGGATCATGCCGATCGTCGTGCTGATGCTGCGTCCTTTCGGGCTGCTGGTCCAGGTTGTGCGTGGCACGATGATCTCTGCGCTCGCCTCGCCCTTTATCAAGACCGCCCACGCCAAAGGCATGAAGCGTCGCAAGATCATCTTCGGTCACGCGCTCAGAAACTCGCTGCTGCCAGTGATCACCGTCGCCGGTGACCTGGCGACCGGGCTGATCAACGGCGCCGTCGTCGTCGAGACGATCTTCGGCTGGCCGGGCATCGGCAAGCTGATGATTGATTCGATCGTTCAGCGCGATTTTGCCGTTGTGCAGTCGACCATCCTCGTCACGGCAATCGCCATCTTCATCGTCAACATCGCGATCGATCTTCTTTACGCAGTGCTCGATCCGCGCATCCGCTACTGA
- a CDS encoding ABC transporter substrate-binding protein, with amino-acid sequence MGNKSVRVIAGAMVVAGWAGWAGAQSASEIKIVLPEQPANLEPCGTIITNVGQILSRNVVEPLTIVDPKSGQPTPGLATEWKQTDPNTWQLKLREGVKFQDGAAFNAEAVKFSIERMTGGKLTCSNIAKFGDAKLTVTPIADLTVEIKSDKPQPILPTLLSVVMIVSPNTPADKAVNDPVGTGPFKLSSFTPQTVVLEAFDGYWGEKPAIAKASYVWRPESSIRAAMVETGEADLTPSIAIQDATNPETDFAYLNSETTAIRIDAGFAPLDDVRIRKALNLAIDWDGLAQLFGEDVQRASQMVVTGINGHDDKLAPWAFDAEKARALIAEAKAAGVPVDTEIELIGRNGIYPNGTEAMEAMMAMWQDVGLNVKLTMLDVNDWLRYLQKPFPESRGPNLLQMMHDNNKGDAAFTVPIFYTSGGSYSTFEDAGLDKEVADAMAATGEDRTAKFKAIFAKVHDDLAVDIPMFHMIGYTRVGSRLEWKPDITTNSEIPLANIALKD; translated from the coding sequence ATGGGAAACAAATCTGTTCGCGTCATCGCGGGCGCAATGGTGGTGGCCGGCTGGGCCGGCTGGGCCGGCGCGCAGAGCGCCTCGGAAATCAAGATCGTCCTGCCGGAACAGCCGGCCAATCTTGAGCCCTGCGGTACCATCATCACCAATGTCGGTCAGATATTGAGCCGCAACGTCGTCGAGCCGCTGACCATCGTCGATCCGAAAAGCGGTCAGCCGACACCCGGTCTTGCGACCGAGTGGAAGCAGACCGATCCGAACACCTGGCAGCTCAAGCTGCGTGAAGGAGTCAAGTTCCAGGACGGAGCCGCTTTCAATGCGGAGGCGGTCAAATTCTCGATCGAGCGGATGACCGGCGGCAAGCTGACCTGCAGCAACATCGCCAAGTTCGGCGATGCCAAGCTGACGGTGACGCCGATCGCGGACCTGACAGTTGAGATCAAATCGGACAAGCCGCAGCCGATTCTGCCGACGCTGCTCAGCGTGGTCATGATCGTCTCGCCGAACACGCCGGCGGACAAGGCTGTGAACGACCCGGTCGGAACCGGGCCGTTCAAGCTTTCGAGCTTCACCCCGCAGACGGTGGTGCTGGAAGCCTTCGACGGCTACTGGGGCGAGAAGCCGGCCATTGCCAAGGCCAGCTATGTCTGGCGCCCGGAATCCTCGATTCGCGCCGCCATGGTGGAGACCGGCGAGGCCGATCTGACGCCGTCCATTGCGATCCAGGATGCGACCAATCCGGAAACGGACTTCGCCTATCTGAACTCCGAAACCACCGCGATCCGCATCGATGCCGGCTTTGCTCCGCTCGACGACGTCCGAATCCGCAAGGCGCTGAACCTGGCGATCGACTGGGATGGTCTCGCGCAGCTTTTCGGCGAGGACGTACAGCGGGCTTCGCAGATGGTCGTCACCGGCATCAACGGCCACGACGACAAGCTGGCGCCCTGGGCCTTCGATGCTGAAAAGGCGCGCGCACTGATTGCCGAGGCCAAGGCCGCGGGCGTACCGGTCGATACCGAAATCGAACTGATCGGCCGCAACGGCATCTACCCCAACGGTACGGAAGCCATGGAAGCCATGATGGCCATGTGGCAGGATGTCGGGCTGAACGTCAAGCTGACGATGCTCGACGTGAACGATTGGCTGCGCTACCTGCAGAAGCCCTTCCCGGAGAGCCGCGGGCCAAACCTGCTGCAGATGATGCACGACAACAACAAGGGTGATGCCGCCTTCACCGTTCCGATCTTCTACACCTCGGGCGGAAGCTATTCGACCTTCGAGGATGCGGGCCTCGACAAGGAGGTCGCCGATGCCATGGCTGCCACCGGCGAGGACCGTACGGCAAAGTTCAAGGCGATCTTCGCGAAGGTGCATGACGATCTCGCGGTCGACATCCCGATGTTCCACATGATCGGCTACACCCGGGTCGGCAGCCGCCTCGAGTGGAAGCCGGACATCACGACCAACAGCGAGATCCCGCTCGCCAATATCGCCCTCAAGGACTGA
- the kdgD gene encoding 5-dehydro-4-deoxyglucarate dehydratase produces MSPEEIKSRVGSGLLSFPVTHFTSDYTLNLESYRRHVEWLSGFDAAALFAAGGTGEFFSLSPNEVGQVTRAAKDVSGEVPIIAGCGYGTSLAVETAKIVEEAGADGILLLPHYLTEAPQEGIYAHVKAVCDSTGLGVILYNRANSVANADTVARLAEACPNLIGFKDGTGKVDLVRHVTARLGDRLCYIGGMPTHELFAEGFNGVGVTTYSSAVFNFVPELAQRFYRAMRAGDKAVMEGILHTFFFPFAALRDRKAGYPVSIIKAGVELAGFAPGPVRPPLVDLTGEEREILQGLIEASRR; encoded by the coding sequence TTGTCGCCTGAAGAAATCAAGTCGCGTGTCGGTTCGGGGCTCTTGTCCTTTCCGGTCACGCACTTCACGTCGGACTACACGCTCAATCTGGAGAGCTACCGACGTCATGTGGAGTGGCTTTCCGGCTTTGATGCCGCGGCCCTGTTCGCTGCCGGCGGCACCGGCGAGTTCTTTTCGCTCTCGCCGAACGAAGTGGGCCAGGTCACCCGTGCGGCCAAGGACGTATCGGGCGAGGTGCCGATCATTGCGGGTTGCGGCTACGGCACGTCCCTTGCCGTCGAGACGGCGAAGATCGTCGAGGAGGCGGGTGCCGACGGTATTCTCCTGCTGCCGCACTACCTGACGGAAGCGCCGCAGGAAGGCATCTATGCCCATGTGAAGGCCGTCTGCGATTCGACGGGCCTCGGCGTCATTCTCTACAACCGCGCCAATTCGGTCGCCAACGCCGACACGGTCGCGCGCCTTGCCGAGGCCTGCCCCAACCTGATCGGCTTCAAGGACGGAACCGGCAAGGTGGACCTCGTGCGTCATGTGACGGCCCGACTCGGCGACCGGCTCTGCTATATCGGCGGCATGCCGACCCATGAGCTCTTCGCGGAAGGCTTCAACGGCGTCGGCGTCACGACCTATTCGTCGGCGGTGTTCAATTTCGTGCCGGAACTGGCGCAGCGCTTCTACCGGGCTATGCGTGCCGGCGACAAGGCGGTGATGGAAGGCATTCTTCATACGTTCTTCTTCCCCTTCGCGGCCCTGCGCGACCGCAAGGCCGGCTATCCGGTTTCGATCATCAAGGCGGGGGTGGAGCTTGCCGGTTTTGCGCCGGGCCCGGTTCGCCCGCCGCTGGTCGACCTGACCGGCGAGGAGCGGGAGATCTTGCAGGGGCTGATAGAGGCATCGCGCCGCTGA
- a CDS encoding FadR/GntR family transcriptional regulator yields MGIFMPSTKKGGARPSLSSQVADAIKAQIEAGYYAPGDKLPTEPALIDKFGFSRTVVREAIAALRADGLVESRQGSGVFVIGPRQSDPGLRLFTGETDKISDIIEELELRIGIEVEAAGLAAARSSPAQEAEIQTQVERFAHLVAEGKPTDEADFQFHMAIATATNNTRFRTFLEHVGRRMIPRVKFRTVMGGVDPLPSRDEPILLEHREIAEAILARDPDRAREAMRRHLVTGIKRYRSLTTWRPSEKSGEVD; encoded by the coding sequence ATGGGAATATTCATGCCGAGTACGAAAAAGGGAGGCGCTCGCCCGTCGCTGTCCTCGCAGGTGGCAGACGCCATAAAGGCGCAGATCGAGGCGGGATACTATGCGCCGGGCGACAAGTTGCCGACCGAGCCGGCTTTGATCGACAAGTTCGGCTTCAGTCGGACGGTGGTGAGGGAGGCGATCGCGGCGCTTAGGGCCGATGGCCTGGTGGAGTCGCGGCAGGGGTCGGGCGTCTTCGTGATAGGGCCGCGGCAGAGCGACCCGGGCCTCAGGCTTTTCACCGGCGAGACCGACAAGATTTCCGATATCATCGAGGAGCTCGAACTGCGCATCGGCATCGAAGTTGAGGCGGCAGGCCTGGCGGCGGCGCGCAGTTCCCCGGCGCAGGAGGCCGAAATCCAGACCCAGGTCGAGCGCTTTGCCCATCTCGTCGCCGAAGGAAAGCCCACGGATGAGGCCGATTTCCAGTTTCACATGGCTATAGCGACGGCCACCAACAACACCCGCTTCCGCACCTTTCTGGAGCATGTCGGGCGCCGCATGATCCCGCGCGTGAAGTTTCGCACGGTCATGGGCGGCGTGGATCCATTGCCGAGCCGGGACGAGCCCATTCTCCTCGAACACCGCGAGATCGCCGAGGCGATCCTCGCACGGGATCCGGACCGGGCTCGGGAGGCCATGCGCCGCCATCTCGTCACCGGGATCAAGCGGTACCGCTCGCTGACGACCTGGCGCCCGAGTGAAAAATCCGGCGAGGTTGATTGA
- a CDS encoding ferritin-like domain-containing protein, protein MIRALPSIFLPRRRLLQLGLGATLVSTAGFPSISQADEPSDVEDEDIFQFALNLEYMEAEYYLRGTTGKGIDESDAGSDAGPVTGGKQVSFATPAIGAFMREVAENELAHVKFYRKTLADQAVPRPAIDFDAGFAAVAKAAGLGEDFDPFGNETNFVLGGMLFEDVGVTAYAGAATVLKNKDFLAAAAGILAVEAYHMGMARSTLYRKGEEAWKAAQAVSDARDKIDGAEDKDQGIQMDGKANIVPSTPDAIAFTRTPQEVLRIVYLSDKEGVSKGGFYPNGMNGKIKST, encoded by the coding sequence ATGATCCGTGCACTGCCATCAATTTTCCTTCCGCGCCGCCGCCTTTTGCAGCTTGGCCTCGGGGCGACGCTCGTTTCAACCGCAGGCTTCCCCTCGATATCGCAGGCTGACGAGCCGAGTGACGTCGAGGACGAGGACATATTCCAATTTGCGCTCAACCTCGAATACATGGAAGCTGAGTACTATCTGCGTGGCACGACTGGCAAAGGCATCGATGAATCCGATGCAGGTTCTGACGCCGGCCCGGTGACCGGCGGCAAGCAAGTCTCCTTCGCTACCCCTGCGATTGGCGCGTTCATGCGGGAGGTTGCGGAAAACGAACTTGCACACGTCAAATTCTATCGCAAGACGCTCGCAGATCAGGCTGTGCCGAGGCCGGCCATTGATTTCGACGCCGGCTTTGCCGCGGTCGCGAAAGCGGCAGGGCTCGGCGAGGACTTTGATCCGTTCGGTAATGAGACGAACTTCGTGCTCGGCGGCATGCTATTCGAAGATGTTGGCGTTACCGCCTATGCCGGAGCAGCCACCGTCCTCAAGAACAAGGACTTTCTCGCCGCCGCCGCCGGCATCCTGGCAGTCGAGGCCTATCACATGGGCATGGCGCGATCCACCCTTTACCGGAAGGGCGAAGAAGCCTGGAAGGCCGCGCAAGCGGTATCCGACGCACGGGATAAAATTGATGGCGCGGAAGACAAGGATCAGGGCATTCAGATGGATGGCAAGGCCAACATCGTTCCCTCGACGCCGGATGCGATCGCGTTCACCCGGACCCCGCAAGAGGTGCTACGCATCGTTTATCTCTCCGACAAGGAAGGCGTCAGCAAGGGTGGCTTTTACCCCAATGGAATGAACGGCAAGATAAAGAGCACCTGA
- a CDS encoding SDR family NAD(P)-dependent oxidoreductase yields the protein MKRFQGKVAIVTGGGGGIGSAVSRRLSDEGALVVVSDVNADAADDVAAEIVAAGGSAIAIAADIARKEPCFSLIAQAFDQRKRIDILVNNAGINRRGNLLSLTDDDWNASFAVNLDSMFHLCRATIPHMIDAGGGAIVNTASQWGLYPAPDHIAYNTTKAAVAAFTQNLARDYAPHKIRVNAVCPGEIHTPMLEAGVKRSGRTIADLDKLVPFGRIGKPEEVAALVAFLASDEAAFMCGSLVELTGAQAVA from the coding sequence ATGAAGAGGTTCCAAGGCAAAGTCGCCATTGTCACGGGCGGAGGCGGCGGCATTGGCTCTGCGGTCTCGCGCAGGCTATCGGACGAAGGCGCATTGGTCGTCGTCTCCGACGTAAACGCCGATGCGGCGGACGACGTCGCGGCGGAGATCGTGGCGGCGGGCGGCTCCGCGATCGCAATCGCCGCCGACATCGCCCGGAAGGAGCCATGCTTCAGCCTCATTGCTCAGGCTTTCGATCAGAGGAAGCGCATCGACATTCTCGTCAACAACGCGGGCATCAACCGGCGCGGCAACCTCCTGTCGCTCACGGACGACGACTGGAATGCGAGCTTCGCGGTAAACCTCGATTCGATGTTCCACCTATGCCGCGCAACCATCCCGCACATGATCGATGCCGGCGGCGGCGCGATCGTCAACACCGCCTCGCAATGGGGCCTTTACCCGGCACCAGATCACATCGCCTACAACACGACCAAAGCGGCGGTCGCGGCGTTCACGCAGAATCTGGCCCGGGACTATGCTCCGCATAAGATCCGCGTCAACGCCGTGTGCCCCGGCGAGATCCACACGCCGATGCTCGAAGCGGGCGTGAAGCGATCAGGACGAACCATTGCCGACCTCGACAAACTCGTTCCCTTCGGGCGAATCGGAAAACCGGAAGAAGTGGCAGCCCTCGTCGCTTTCCTCGCATCCGACGAGGCCGCCTTCATGTGCGGCTCGCTCGTTGAACTAACGGGTGCGCAGGCCGTGGCATAG
- a CDS encoding SDR family NAD(P)-dependent oxidoreductase codes for MADEPESLDGQRVLVTGASGGIGASIVERLAAEGARPLIHYGKDKAAAEALLARISGRGIILQADLSHSQGPFELWRKAEEAVGRIHALINNAGIRTEISIDADPTAWKAAWQREFQVNFFAAADLCKEALRHFKANGGGRIISMASRAGQRGYAADAMPYGATKAALVNLTKSIARSFGRDGVVAIAVAPGWVRTGMAEDFVAQYGKQAVVADIPIGEMAEPTEVAELVAFLLRPSQSSLNGATLDVNGGSYIR; via the coding sequence ATGGCCGACGAACCGGAGTCGCTCGACGGCCAGAGAGTGCTCGTGACCGGAGCCTCCGGTGGCATTGGCGCATCGATCGTCGAACGCCTCGCTGCCGAAGGCGCCCGGCCGTTGATCCACTACGGTAAAGACAAAGCCGCCGCCGAGGCGCTTCTTGCCCGCATTTCCGGGCGCGGCATCATCCTCCAGGCTGACCTGTCCCATTCCCAAGGCCCTTTCGAACTTTGGCGCAAGGCCGAAGAGGCGGTCGGGCGAATACACGCCCTGATCAACAATGCGGGCATCCGCACCGAGATATCGATCGACGCCGATCCCACAGCCTGGAAGGCGGCCTGGCAAAGGGAGTTTCAGGTGAACTTCTTCGCAGCCGCAGATCTCTGCAAGGAGGCGCTCAGGCATTTCAAGGCGAATGGGGGCGGCCGGATCATCAGCATGGCGAGCCGGGCGGGTCAGCGCGGCTACGCCGCCGACGCCATGCCATATGGCGCCACGAAAGCGGCACTCGTGAACCTCACAAAGTCGATTGCCCGCAGTTTCGGCCGGGACGGCGTCGTCGCCATCGCCGTCGCTCCCGGCTGGGTGCGTACCGGCATGGCCGAGGATTTCGTCGCCCAGTACGGCAAGCAGGCGGTGGTCGCCGACATTCCAATCGGCGAAATGGCGGAACCGACCGAAGTGGCCGAACTGGTCGCATTCCTGTTGCGCCCGTCGCAATCGTCGCTGAATGGGGCGACGCTCGACGTCAACGGCGGCAGCTACATCCGATAA
- a CDS encoding proline racemase family protein: MDWDHSLDLLLVHCQGEIGKVIVGGAPEIPGATMLDKMNHINMVDDSLRRFVTFEPRAGVAMSVNLLVAPTRPDADAGFIVLQADRAHPMSGSNCICVVTALLESGRVAMREPETIVRLDTPAGLIVARADCFQGRCLSVSLDNVPGFAEALDRDIETPRWGRIKVDVAFGGVYYAIVDVDQIGSDIAPANARYLAEAGIELKSLLAEQVKVKHPDLPGVDEIAYVMFRGHEPDGVVRTCTTLKPGRVDRSPCGTGSSANLATLYARGEVVVGDRRTSRSIIGGEFVAEAIGITEVGGHPAVLPRITGRGWVYGREQLRISDEDPFKNGFALSDSWGPQVHLLTEEE; this comes from the coding sequence ATGGATTGGGACCACTCGCTCGACCTGCTTCTGGTTCATTGCCAGGGCGAGATCGGCAAGGTGATCGTGGGCGGTGCGCCGGAAATCCCGGGCGCGACCATGCTCGACAAAATGAACCACATCAACATGGTGGACGACAGCCTCCGCCGCTTCGTGACCTTCGAGCCGCGCGCCGGCGTTGCCATGTCGGTCAATCTGCTCGTCGCGCCGACGCGGCCCGACGCCGATGCGGGCTTCATCGTGCTGCAGGCCGACCGCGCTCACCCCATGTCCGGCAGCAATTGCATCTGCGTCGTGACCGCACTGCTTGAAAGCGGACGGGTTGCGATGCGCGAACCCGAAACGATCGTCCGGCTCGACACGCCTGCGGGATTGATCGTCGCACGAGCCGATTGCTTCCAAGGGCGCTGCCTCTCGGTCAGCCTCGACAATGTGCCAGGTTTCGCGGAAGCGTTGGACCGGGACATAGAGACGCCGCGCTGGGGCCGCATCAAAGTCGATGTGGCTTTCGGAGGCGTCTATTACGCGATCGTCGATGTCGACCAAATCGGCAGCGATATCGCACCGGCCAATGCGCGCTATCTGGCCGAGGCGGGCATCGAGCTGAAGTCGTTGCTTGCCGAGCAGGTGAAAGTAAAACATCCGGATCTCCCCGGGGTCGATGAGATCGCCTATGTGATGTTCCGCGGCCATGAGCCTGACGGGGTGGTTCGCACATGTACGACACTTAAACCGGGCCGCGTCGACCGGTCGCCGTGCGGCACGGGAAGCTCGGCAAACCTTGCGACGCTCTATGCGCGCGGTGAAGTTGTCGTGGGAGACCGGCGGACGTCCCGCTCGATCATCGGCGGCGAATTTGTTGCGGAAGCGATCGGCATCACGGAAGTGGGCGGGCATCCCGCGGTGCTGCCCCGGATCACGGGGCGCGGCTGGGTCTACGGTCGCGAACAGCTCCGTATTTCCGATGAGGACCCCTTCAAGAATGGTTTTGCACTCTCTGACAGTTGGGGACCACAGGTTCACTTGCTGACGGAGGAAGAATGA
- a CDS encoding aldehyde dehydrogenase family protein, translating to MRSGLFIDGKWVAPVKGGTFEIVNPATEEVIHKAAAASAEDVDIAVTAARRAFDKDGWPKLSGRERARYLRAIADGIRARQGEIARLEVIDNGKPLPEADWDVADAAGCFDFYAGLAEQLDNDPEEPIALADVRFTSRAVREPIGVAGAIIPWNYPLLMAAWKVAPALAAGCTVVLKPAEVTSLTALELAAVADEAGLPPGVLNIVTGAGSVAGQALIDHKGVDKLAFTGSGPVGSKIMAAAARDIKRVSLELGGKSPFVVFDDADIDEAVEWIMFGIFWNQGQVCSATSRVLVQERIYDRLLSHLIEETKKIMIGNGLEEGVLLGPLVSRRQYEQVLRAIEAAKAAGATIACGGKRPEGFDRGYYLEPTILTNVPLESDAWREEIFGPVLCIRPFSTEDEAIELANDSRFGLAAAVMSKDDVRAERVAAAFRAGIVWINCSQPTFTEAPWGGYKESGIGRELGRWGLENYLETKQITRFAAGEKWGWYIK from the coding sequence ATGCGCAGCGGACTCTTTATCGACGGAAAATGGGTGGCACCGGTCAAAGGCGGAACTTTCGAGATCGTCAATCCGGCCACGGAAGAGGTCATTCACAAGGCTGCCGCAGCGAGCGCCGAGGATGTGGACATTGCCGTCACGGCGGCACGCCGTGCTTTCGACAAGGACGGCTGGCCGAAACTTTCCGGCCGAGAGCGCGCGCGCTACCTCCGGGCGATCGCCGACGGCATCCGGGCACGGCAGGGGGAGATCGCGAGGCTGGAGGTGATCGACAACGGCAAGCCGCTTCCTGAAGCGGACTGGGACGTCGCCGATGCTGCGGGCTGCTTCGATTTCTACGCCGGACTTGCCGAACAGCTCGACAATGATCCGGAGGAGCCGATCGCGCTCGCCGATGTCCGGTTCACGTCGAGGGCCGTCAGGGAGCCGATCGGCGTTGCCGGCGCCATTATCCCCTGGAACTACCCGCTTCTGATGGCCGCCTGGAAGGTTGCGCCGGCGCTCGCCGCCGGCTGCACGGTCGTGCTGAAACCGGCGGAGGTTACGTCTCTTACCGCACTCGAACTCGCGGCGGTGGCCGACGAGGCGGGCTTGCCGCCGGGGGTCCTCAACATCGTGACAGGGGCAGGCTCCGTTGCCGGGCAGGCGCTCATCGACCACAAGGGGGTCGACAAGCTGGCCTTCACCGGCTCCGGTCCGGTCGGTTCGAAAATCATGGCTGCTGCGGCTCGCGACATTAAGCGGGTGAGTCTGGAACTTGGCGGCAAGTCGCCTTTCGTCGTTTTCGACGATGCCGATATCGACGAGGCGGTCGAATGGATCATGTTCGGGATCTTCTGGAACCAGGGTCAGGTCTGCTCGGCCACGTCGCGCGTCCTCGTGCAGGAGCGGATCTATGATCGCCTGCTGTCGCATCTGATCGAGGAGACGAAAAAGATAATGATCGGCAACGGTCTCGAGGAAGGCGTACTGCTCGGGCCGCTCGTCTCCAGGCGCCAGTACGAGCAGGTGCTCAGGGCGATCGAGGCGGCGAAAGCGGCCGGCGCGACCATCGCATGCGGCGGCAAGCGCCCTGAAGGTTTCGATAGGGGTTACTATCTCGAGCCGACGATCCTGACCAACGTGCCCTTGGAGAGCGACGCGTGGCGCGAGGAGATTTTCGGGCCGGTCCTCTGCATCCGCCCGTTCTCGACGGAAGACGAAGCAATCGAGCTTGCAAACGATTCCCGCTTCGGCCTCGCTGCGGCTGTCATGTCGAAGGACGATGTCCGCGCCGAACGGGTCGCCGCCGCCTTCCGCGCTGGCATCGTCTGGATCAACTGTTCGCAGCCGACCTTCACCGAAGCGCCCTGGGGCGGTTACAAGGAGTCGGGCATCGGCCGCGAGCTCGGCCGCTGGGGTCTCGAAAACTATCTCGAGACGAAGCAGATCACCCGCTTTGCCGCTGGCGAGAAATGGGGTTGGTACATCAAATGA